From Mytilus edulis chromosome 8, xbMytEdul2.2, whole genome shotgun sequence, one genomic window encodes:
- the LOC139484560 gene encoding hyaluronan mediated motility receptor-like isoform X2, with amino-acid sequence MAKIKDLEREIKRLVQERNNLDKQLTHREDDIVKLEGRLQTAHTDKISLQAKIASLEKELKELKKSNEVLRNKMTNADTACKKQESLQHELSSLKHQMECKNKEISRVKHELDITQNHQNNELHILENVVMVIEERIHHLDIDADHNGTPRNNLEISSSKRKGSEDLAVNMKTENPKKIVEKLQKRFNETIQEFDKKIQLFKTRYERIMADKLDLEQSLEKKEMALKDYREKSDTLEKNRSMLSTKYSTLKKMIKDLKTETWSQEDDIRYLKGEVFSKQDNLKEEGQILFEVRAEKASLLEKLEILEEENGTLNENIKTLTEKYHVIEGQFAEEQNQNNVKSDQVQSQLDVTKCHLMEVQDQYQFLQSKNKELVHSINKEKENVEKFIYELDEQKQLTSDLQMLVVDKEEKITDLEISLEATKVELQNLMDSIEDKEADITNLQHRIHSLEEVERSLQSQIQQENKVNQETTRQHADRILHLEHREISVTEENIKLCRELEEMNHLKSAVEEKIEDGHKELTNQLQLVLKEKESIQTELEITQKKQASLKEEVSNLEGKLTTVEDTLEIEKQTRLDIAEQMTGNIQTVIQEKQDLINNLQSLTSQIEQVKSDNVQLIEQIQELEKVKVQQQQEILHQKEELGKVKVDKEITDDKLKKLDTKFHSLNKENTQLMNEIDFLQEKKLRDENEIKDQIETLKSDLLNLKEKDESQTEAISQHVECLEDAHSEIEKLRNDTMNMKEKETVQTETISQHLKSLEDAYTREKELDKEKVELTSKLDQVTTQKEAISKQFSGLVSSLEEVSNKSTEKETNWRSEQERLTTELQTVTNQKEILQQRIASLEEEKGALGELVKHLETKLEDVERESRTEIDSIKTLLENTEHQSETLQSVNLTLQETLEDQGVRSHSLENDVEKLTQEIHVYKDFKGKYEDKVKEISYMEHEMMSQIDSLKVKIQDTEAGKDMLNQQIININIVVQTLNTENARLEKEIDTKEEVIERLTLQYESEIKTLKTEVKGQQSCNNDLTENIQLLENRLKELESETVKYRTQTEAIQNEVKHKESESINRIEDLSQLLHSVKEDRNQLTHEVQSLQSQINTIEEEKEEMAKHYEDELMDLRDQAKAMDKDNNWKKMYEDLMTKVEPFMAQIDAYEMEKMALLGRSQFAQAEMDKLSQAYAKLLGHQNQKQKIHHIVKIKEENNSLKKETTSLREQVNKLKRTNQKLEEKTLTLEGRKRFDPSKAFQSKENTVPPSSPLKDGNRK; translated from the exons atggcaaaaatcaaagaCCTGGAACGAGAG ATAAAAAGGTTAGTTCAGGAGAGAAATAACTTGGATAAGCAGTTAACACACAGAGAAGACGATATAGTTAAATTAGAAGGAAGATTACAAACAGCTCACACAGATAAAATCTCACTTCAGGCAAAAATAGCGTCTCTAGAAAAAGAATTGAAAGAATTAAAGAAAAGTAATGAAGTGCTTAGAAATAAG ATGACAAATGCAGACACAGCTTGTAAGAAACAAGAAAGTCTTCAGCATGAGTTATCTTCCCTGAAACACCAGATGGAGTGTAAGAATAAAGAAATATCTCGTGTTAAACATGAGTTGGATATCACACAGAATCACCAGAACAACGAACTAcatattttagaaaatgttgtcATGGTGATAGAAGAAAGAATCCATCATTTGG ATATTGATGCTGATCATAATGGCACACCTAGGAACAACTTGGAAATAAGCA GTTCCAAAAGAAAAGGCAGTGAAGATTTGGCTGTCAATATGAAAACAGAAAACCCCAAGAAAATTGTTGAG AAGTTACAGAAACGTTTTAATGAGACAATTCAAGAGTTTGACAAGAAGATACAGTTGTTTAAGACCCGGTATGAAAGGATTATGGCAGACAAACTAGATCTGGAACAAAGTCTGGAGAAAAAGGAGATGGCCTTGAAAGATTATAGGGAGAAATCTGACACTCTTGAAAAAAACAG GAGTATGTTATCAACTAAATATTCTACATTGAAAAAGatgataaaagatttaaaaacagaAACCTGGAGTCAAGAGGATGATATCAG atatttaaaaggAGAGGTATTTTCCAAACAAGATAACTTGAAGGAAGAAGGACAGATATTGTTTGAGGTCAGAGCAGAGAAAGCCAGCCTCCTGGAGAAATTGGAAATCCTGGAAGA AGAAAATGGAACATTGAATGAAAACATCAAGACATTAACAGAAAAGTACCATGTTATTGAAGGTCAATTTG CGGAGGAACAAAATCAGAATAATGTGAAATCCGATCAAGTTCAGTCCCAACTGGATGTTACTAAATGTCATCTGATGGAGGTCCAGGACCAATATCAATTCCTACAGTCCAAGAATAAAGAACTGGTCCATTCCATCAACAAAGAGAAG gaGAATGTGGAAAAATTTATCTATGAATTAGATGAACAGAAACAGCTGACCTCTGACCTCCAGATGTTAGTTGTTGATAAAGAAGAGAAAATAACAGACTTGGAGATATCACTAGAAGCCACAAAAGTGGAATTACAGAACTTAATGGACAGCATAGAAGATAAGGAGGCAGATATCACAAACTTACAACACAGAATTCACAGTCTAGAGGAAGTGGAGAGGTCACTTCAAAGTCAAATACAACAAGAAAACAAGGTCAACCAAGAAACAACAAGACAACATGCAGATAGAATATTACATTTAGAACATCGTGAGATTTCTGTTACTGAGGAAAACATCAAGTTATGTAGAGAACTAGAAGAGATGAATCATCTCAAATCTGCTGTTGAGGAGAAAATTGAGGACGGACACAAGGAATTGACAAACCAGTTACAACTGGTTCTGAAAGAAAAGGAAAGTATACAAACTGAACTTGAAATCACACAAAAAAAGCAAGCAAGTTTAAAGGAAGAAGTTTCTAACCTTGAAGGAAAATTAACAACTGTAGAAGATACACtagaaatagaaaaacaaacacgTCTTGATATTGCTGAGCAGATGACGGGTAACATTCAGACAGTTATCCAGGAGAAACAAGATTTGATAAACAACTTACAATCACTTACTTCACAAATAGAACAAGTTAAATCTGACAATGTTCAGCTGATAGAACAGATACAGGAATTAGAGAAAGTGAAAGTACAACAACAACAGGAAATATTACATCAGAAGGAGGAGTTAGGCAAAGTGAAAGTAGATAAAGAAATCACTGATGATAAACTGAAGAAGTTAGATACTAAATTCCACAGTCTAAACAAAGAAAATACACAGTTAATGAATGAGATTGACTTTTTACAGGAGAAAAAATTAAGGGATGAAAATGAAATTAAGGATCAAATTGAAACATTGAAGAGTGATTTGTTAAATTTGAAGGAGAAAGATGAGAGTCAAACTGAGGCTATATCTCAACATGTTGAGTGTTTGGAAGACGCTCATTCTGAGATTGAAAAGTTGAGGAATGACACTATGAATATGAAGGAGAAAGAGACAGTTCAGACTGAGACTATATCTCAACATCTCAAGTCATTGGAAGATGCTTATACACGAGAGAAAGAATTAGACAAAGAGAAAGTAGAACTGACATCAAAATTAGATCAAGTAACAACACAAAAAGAGGCCATCTCAAAACAGTTTTCTGGGTTAGTGAGTTCATTAGAAGAAGTAAGTAACAAATCAACAGAGAAGGAGACCAACTGGAGAAGTGAACAGGAGAGATTGACCACAGAATTACAGACTGTCACAAACCAAAAGGAGATCTTACAACAAAGGATTGCCTCCCTTGAGGAGGAAAAAGGAGCACTTGGGGAATTAGTTAAGCATTTAGAAACTAAGTTAGAAGATGTGGAAAGAGAAAGTAGAACAGAAATAGATTCTATTAAAACACTTTTAGAAAACACAGAACACCAGAGTGAGACACTACAATCTGTGAACTTGACATTACAGGAGACATTAGAGGATCAAGGTGTACGATCTCACAGCTTAGAGAACGATGTAGAAAAGTTAACACAAGAAATACATGTGTATAAAGATTTCAAAGGGAAATATGAAGATAAAGTCAAAGAAATATCATACATGGAACACGAAATGATGTCACAGATTGATTCACTAAAGGTTAAAATACAGGACACTGAGGCTGGAAAAGATATGCTGAATCAGCAGATTATCAATATTAATATTGTAGTCCAGACTTTGAATACTGAGAATGCAAGACTTGAAAAGGAAATAGACACAAAGGAAGAGGTCATAGAAAGGTTAACTTTACAATATGAATCTGAAATTAAAACTCTTAAAactgaggtcaaaggtcaacagTCTTGTAATAATGATTTGACTGAAAATATACAGCTTTTAGAAAACCGACTTAAAGAATTAGAAAGTGAAACTGTGAAATATAGAACACAAACTGAAGCGATACAAAACGAAGTAAAGCATAAAGAAAGTGAATCAATAAATAGAATAGAAGATTTATCTCAACTTCTCCACTCAGTGAAAGAGGACAGGAATCAACTAACACATGAAGTTCAATCTTTACAAAG TCAAATAAACActatagaagaagaaaaagaagaaatggccAAACACTATGAAGATGAATTAATGGATCTGAGGGATCAAGCCAAGGCTATGGACAAGGATAATAA CTGGAAGAAGATGTATGAAGACCTGATGACAAAGGTGGAGCCATTCATGGCACAGATAGACGCTTATGAGATGGAAAAAATGGCACTTCTTG